Proteins encoded by one window of Porphyromonas vaginalis:
- a CDS encoding Mfa1 family fimbria major subunit (Members of this family are fimbrial shaft proteins (major subunit proteins), found in the Bacteriodetes. The family is named for Mfa1 from Porphyromonas gingivalis, and is related to but distinct from the family of FimA from the species.), translating to MKKFMYAALAVAAVLLFASCKNDKNQPNDQEKADAFISFTFSLPQGGTRAEAGSVNDANAKDTYVGTEAEQAIKDVRVVLYDPDSKEAKYALDYNISSNGTTIEGDGLATNPAQASTIARFTTKAEGVVSQEYQMLAIVNPTSAVKAATAQGKYLADALTAIETTVDDLKANGIMMSNDRGLVTVATNQMKATDAEAEKAPVAVSVDRILAKVFVGGKPTFENGKLTNIKWGLNVTNKKTYIFRQFGKTALAGFPDETATDASTRFDRYAKDPNYLASEFNNADFTYLEGKPELKGTFGYDDANGQYCLENTMDAPMQKHQGTTSFVLSGTWTPDEHDGITFTEGETWYSYQGFTFTKDKMLAYKRIIEDNTNTKPEIDKTPAGFKAALKAALEGGLTVDAQGDVTASGTFNGIKAYKDGACYYQTNLIRHFNDTQSSKDMGYGRYGVVRNNIYKINISKISQPGEPDVVNEKDDDENDDPTKVFVSFDITINPWIVRTQDIAL from the coding sequence CTTCATCTCCTTTACCTTCAGCCTACCACAGGGTGGCACAAGAGCTGAGGCAGGAAGTGTCAATGATGCAAATGCTAAGGACACCTACGTAGGAACCGAGGCTGAGCAGGCTATCAAAGATGTCCGCGTCGTACTCTACGATCCAGACAGCAAGGAGGCTAAGTATGCTCTAGACTACAACATTAGCTCTAATGGCACTACAATTGAGGGCGATGGCCTTGCTACCAACCCAGCTCAGGCTTCTACGATTGCTCGCTTCACCACCAAGGCTGAGGGCGTTGTAAGCCAAGAGTATCAGATGCTCGCTATCGTTAACCCAACATCTGCTGTCAAGGCTGCCACTGCTCAGGGTAAGTACCTAGCAGACGCTCTAACAGCTATCGAGACAACCGTTGATGACCTCAAGGCTAATGGTATTATGATGTCTAACGATCGTGGTCTTGTTACAGTCGCAACGAATCAAATGAAGGCTACCGACGCAGAGGCTGAGAAGGCTCCTGTAGCAGTCAGTGTAGATCGTATCCTCGCTAAGGTATTCGTAGGTGGCAAGCCTACATTTGAGAATGGTAAGCTGACCAACATCAAGTGGGGACTCAACGTTACAAACAAGAAGACCTACATCTTCCGTCAGTTTGGCAAAACTGCTCTAGCAGGCTTTCCAGACGAGACCGCTACAGATGCTAGCACACGCTTCGACCGCTACGCTAAGGATCCTAACTATCTCGCAAGTGAGTTCAACAACGCAGACTTTACCTACCTAGAGGGTAAGCCTGAGCTAAAGGGTACCTTTGGCTACGATGATGCTAATGGTCAGTACTGCCTCGAGAACACGATGGACGCTCCTATGCAGAAGCACCAGGGTACGACCTCATTCGTCCTCAGTGGTACTTGGACTCCTGACGAGCATGATGGCATCACCTTCACCGAGGGTGAGACATGGTACAGCTATCAGGGCTTTACCTTTACAAAGGATAAGATGCTTGCGTATAAGAGAATCATCGAGGATAATACTAACACCAAACCTGAGATTGACAAAACACCTGCAGGCTTTAAGGCTGCTCTTAAGGCTGCTCTCGAGGGTGGTCTGACTGTTGATGCTCAGGGTGATGTTACTGCTTCTGGTACTTTCAATGGTATCAAGGCTTACAAGGATGGTGCTTGCTACTATCAGACGAACCTGATCCGTCACTTCAATGATACTCAGTCTAGCAAGGATATGGGTTACGGTCGTTACGGTGTCGTACGTAACAACATCTACAAGATCAACATCTCAAAGATTTCTCAGCCAGGTGAGCCTGATGTAGTCAACGAGAAGGATGACGACGAAAATGACGACCCAACGAAGGTCTTCGTCTCATTCGACATCACGATCAATCCTTGGATCGTTCGTACACAGGATATCGCTCTGTAA